In the Sarcophilus harrisii chromosome 1, mSarHar1.11, whole genome shotgun sequence genome, one interval contains:
- the ATG12 gene encoding ubiquitin-like protein ATG12 — MAEPERPTMSLPGGPAGGEGANELVPDTEPAPSAAVSPGTEEPTGDAKKKIDVLLKAVGDTPIMKTKKWAVERTRTIQGLIDFIKKFLKLMASEQLFIYVNQSFAPSPDQEVGTLYECFGSDGKLVLHYCKSQAWG, encoded by the exons ATGGCCGAGCCGGAACGGCCGACGATGTCCCTCCCAGGGGGCCCTGCGGGAGGGGAGGGAGCCAACGAGTTGGTCCCAGACACGGAGCCCGCGCCCTCTGCCGCCGTCTCTCCTGGAACGGAGGAACCGACTGGCGAcgccaagaaaaaaa TTGATGTTTTACTAAAGGCTGTTGGAGACACCCctataatgaaaacaaagaagTGGGCTGTGGAACGAACCCGAACTATTCAGGGTCTCATTGATTTTATcaaaaaatttcttaaacttaTGGCTTCTGAACAGTTG tttatatatgtgaaTCAGTCTTTTGCTCCTTCACCAGATCAAGAAGTTGGAACACTCTATGAG tgttttGGCAGTGATGGTAAGCTGGTCCTGCATTACTGCAAATCTCAGGCATGGGGATGA